One genomic window of Arvicola amphibius chromosome 4, mArvAmp1.2, whole genome shotgun sequence includes the following:
- the Hgsnat gene encoding heparan-alpha-glucosaminide N-acetyltransferase isoform X2 produces the protein MERALTGRSSSRRRRAKERSSAAGTEERSSPREAAGGMGAGPALVALLLAGSVLSATLLAPGRRAEPDGEEKRPVELKMDQALLLIHNELSGTSLTVYWKSESCYQCTFQPLANVSHSGKPAKPSIAAISVSTQHGSILQVNYTQGETEACRLEYKFGEFGNYSLLVQNASPGASEVACDLVVNENPVDSNLPVSIAFLVGLALIIGTSFLRFLLSLEDFSNCISKAITSRETDRLINSELGSPSRADPLSDDCQPETRRMPALPYRLRCVDTFRGLALILMVFVNYGGGKYWYFKHSSWNGLTVADLVFPWFVFIMGSSIFLSMTSVLQRGCSKFRLLGKIAWRSFLLICIGIIVVNPNYCLGPLSWDTVRIPGVLQRLGVTYFAVAVLELIFSKPVPDSCTLERSCLSLQDITSSWPQWLVILILESIWLALTFFLPVPGCPTGYLGPGGIGDLGKYPRCTGGAAGYVDRLLLGDSHLYQHPSSTVLYHTEVAYDPEGILGTINSIVMAFLGVQSGPVSLPEVLSPGIGAFSEGSSLEGGKAGAAGPGECRVTIAPCAAQLS, from the exons ATGGAGCGGGCGCTGACGGGCCGGTCGAGCTCGCGCAGGCGCCGGGCGAAGGAGCGCAGCTCGGCAGCGGGGACTGAGGAGCGCAGCTCCCCGAGGGAGGCGGCAGGCGGCATGGGCGCGGGCCCGGCGCTGGTCGCGCTGCTGCTGGCCGGCTCGGTGCTGAGCGCCACGCTGCTCGCCCCCGGCCGCCGGGCGGAGCCAG atggagaagagaagaggccTGTGGAGCTGAAGATGGATCAGGCTCTGCTTCTCATCCACAATGAACTGTCGGGAACAAGCCTAACGGTGTACTGGAAATCTGAGTCCTGTTACCAA TGCACCTTCCAGCCTCTGGCGAACGTCTCTCACAGTGGCAAACCTGCGAAGCCAAGCATTGCGGCCATCTCCGTGAGCACCCAGCATGGGTCCATCCTACAAGTTAATTACACCCAGGGAGAGACTGAAGCTTGCAG GCTGGAATACAAATTTGGAGAATTTGGAAACTATTCCCTTTTGGTCCAGAATGCTTCCCCTGGCGCCAGTGAAGTCGCCTGTGACCTAGTTGTCAACGAGAACCCAGTCGACAGTAACCTTC ctgTGAGCATCGCTTTCCTCGTTGGTCTAGCACTCATCATCGGGACATCTTTCCTGAGGTTCTTACTGAG tttgGAAGACTTCAGTAATTGCATTTCTAAGGCAATAACTTCTCGAGAAACTGACCGCCTCATCAATTCT GAGCTAGGATCCCCAAGCAGAGCAGACCCCCTCAGTGATGACTGTCAACCAGAAACACGACGTATGCCTGCCCTGCCTTACCGTCTCCGATGTGTGGACACATTCAGGGG GCTAGCCCTCATCCTCATGGTCTTCGTCAACTACGGCGGAGGAAAGTATTGGTACTTCAAGCATTCCAGCTGGAATG GACTGACTGTGGCCGACCTCGTCTTCCCCTG gtttgTATTTATTATGGGATCTTCAATTTTCTTGTCAATGACTTCTGTCCTACAACGAGGATGTTCAAAATTCAGACTGCTGGGGAAAATCGCATGGAGAAGCTTCCTGCTAATCTGTATAGGAATTATCGTTGTCAACCCCAATTATTGCCTTGGTCCAT TGTCTTGGGATACGGTGCGGATCCCTGGTGTCCTGCAGCGGTTGGGAGTGACGTACTTTGCGGTTGCTGTGTTAGAGCTCATCTTCTCGAAGCCTGTCCCTGACAGTTGTACCTTG GAGAGAAGCTGCCTTTCTCTTCAAGACATCACTTCCAGCTGGCCCCAGTGGCTCGTCATTCTGATACTCGAAAGCATTTGGCTGGCTTTGACATTCTTTTTACCTGTCCCTGGGTGCCCTAC TGGCTACCTTGGCCCTGGCGGTATTGGGGACTTGGGGAAGTACCCTCGCTGTACTGGAGGAGCAGCTGGCTACGTTGACCGCCTACTCCTGGGAGACAGTCATCTGTACCAGCACCCGTCCTCCACT GTCCTTTATCATACTGAGGTGGCCTACGACCCAGAAGGAATCTTAGGGACTATCAACTCCATTGTGATGGCATTTTTAGGAGTTCAG AGCGGTCCAGTGTCTCTACCCGAAGTTCTCTCTCCCGGCATTGGAGCCTTCTCTGAGGGGAGCAGCCTGGAGGGTGGAAAGGCTGGTGCAGCAGGCCCAGGAGAATGCCGAGTGACGATAGCTCCGTGTGCCGCACAGCTAAGCTGA